A portion of the Homalodisca vitripennis isolate AUS2020 chromosome 2, UT_GWSS_2.1, whole genome shotgun sequence genome contains these proteins:
- the LOC124355458 gene encoding uncharacterized protein LOC124355458 yields MQLSIVVFSVVAVVVVVGQDSRDWHIGADSVRPSGTVVHGHANIPVHRGSNGQVDANVHGSRVFGGPYNRQQTVGGGLQYQHPSGVRGGLDVTHSRGQGNTYGASVSIPF; encoded by the exons ATGCAGCTGTCAATAGTCGTGTTCTCTGTGGTAGCGGTGGTCGTTGTCGTTGGCCAGGATAGCAGG GACTGGCACATAGGAGCAGACTCAGTGAGGCCGAGTGGCACAGTAGTGCACGGCCACGCCAACATCCCGGTACACAGAGGCTCCAATGGTCAAGTGGACGCCAATGTTCACGGGTCTCGAGTGTTCGGGGGACCGTACAACAGACAGCAGACAGTAGGGGGAGGCCTGCAATACCAACACCCCAGCGGTGTGAGAGGAGGACTGGATGTGACCCACTCTAGAGGACAAGGCAATACTTACGGTGCTTCTGTCAGCATACCATTCTAG